In Spirochaetaceae bacterium, the genomic stretch CCTTGTGCATTTATGGCTATTAGTAATAAAGCTATAGTTAATATTTTTTTCATAGTAATAGTTTAGCATAGTTTGCGGTTAAAGTAAAGTAGAATTTTTATTTACGAACTACCTTTTTAATTAAAAATTAAGAAGCTGTTCGCATAGAAATAAAATGCTAATAATCCTCCTAGAAAACAGCAGAAAAAGATATTTAAAAAGATAGAACCGCTAAAAACGCCAAAAAAAAGAATTCAAGGTAAGGGTTATAACCACGAATGACACACTGGGCCGAAGGGCTAGCCACGTGCTGCACGAATGAAGTCGATTTTATTCGTGTGTTTCGTGTCATTCGTGGTAAAATTTTCTTTATGAGAACAGGCTCTAACAATTAATAACTAAAAGTAAAAAATTCTTAATTTCCTCACAAACCCCGCCCCAAAAAAGATTACAGTAGACAAGCGTTACCTTATTTATTATCTTTATAGGCAAGGAGAGTTACCATGCCCAATATTACCCCAGTAGATGCCGTATTGCCGGCGCGTTTGCCTATTATTGCTTTGCACCTTAAACCGATATTCCCCTCTATCTTTGTGCCCATTTTGCTTAACACCGAAGAAGATTTAAAAGCCATTCAGCTGGCCCACGAAAACGGCGGTTATTTGGGTTTTGTGCTGGTTAAAGATAACGAAGCCCCCGTTACCTACGATAATTTATATTCTATCGGTACCGTAGCCAAAGTGGTTAAAGAGGTTAAATTGCCCGACAGCGCAGGCGCCGTTAATGTGTTTATTAACGCTATTAAAAGATTTAGCTTAAAAAAATGCTTAAACAAAGATTTACCTTTGCAGATAGCCGCCGAATACCTTGATGACCTGTACGAGCCGGATAACCTAGAAATTAAAGCCATGACGCGTTCGTTGATTAGCGAGCTTAAAAGTATCTCGGATAGTAATCCCTTTTTTAACGAAGAAATGCGGCTTAACATGATTAACGTTGACCAACCCGGCAAGATAGCCGATTTTGTGAGCAGTATGTTAAATACCGAGCGCGAAAAACAGCAAGATATTTTAGAAACGCTAGATATTAAAACCCGTCTTACCAAAACCTTAATGCTGATTAAAAAAGAGCAAGAGGTACAAAAAATTCAAAAAAAGGTGAGCCGCCAGCTTAACGAACGGGTGGCTAAAAGCCAGCGCGAATATTTTTTGCGTGAAGAACTTAAATCTATCAAAATAGAGCTGGGTGAAGACGATGCCAAAGGCAGCGACTACAAAAAATTTGCCGCCGCCATCGAAAAATTAAAATTAAGCGGCGAAATTAAAGAACAAGTTTTAAATGAACTGGAAAAACTTGCTACCATCGACCCGCAATCCAGCGAGTACGGGGTGGTGCGTAACTACCTCGAAACGGTGGTGGCCCTGCCTTGGCAGGCCGAAGATTACAAAGAGATAGATTTAGCCAAAGCCCAAAAAATCCTCGACCGCGACCACTACGGCCTCATCGATGTCAAAGAACGTATTATGGAGTTTTTAGCGGTACGCAAACTTAAAAAAGATGCCAAAGGCAGCATCATCTGTTTAGTCGGCCCGCCCGGTGTGGGTAAAACCAGCATTGGTAAAAGTATCGCCGAAGCTTTAGGCAAACCGTTCTTTAGGTTTAGTGTAGGCGGTATGCGCGATGAGGCCGAAATTAAAGGCCACCGCCGCACTTATGTGGGGGCAATGCCCGGTAAAATATTACAAGGATTAAAAATAGCTAAAAGCAAAGCCGCTGTTTTTATGCTGGACGAAGTAGATAAAATGGGCACCAGTTATCATGGCGACCCGGCCAGCGCTTTATTAGAAGTGCTGGACCCCGAGCAAAACCACAGCTTTAGGGATAACTACCTCGATTTACCGTTCGATTTATCGGATACGCTGTTTATTTTAACGGCCAATACGTTGGACACCATTCCTATCCCGCTGCTAGACCGTATGGAGGTTATCCGCCTTGCCGGCTACACCGAAGACGAAAAGGTAGAAATTGCTAAACGTTACATCGTGCCTAAAAGTTTAAAAAAGAACGGCCTTGATAAAGCTAACATTAAATACGACCGCCCCGCTTTAAAAGAAATCGCCGGCGGTTACGCCCGCGAAAGCGGTATGCGTAACTACGAAAAGTTAATTAACCGCATTAACCGTAAGGTAGCGGCCCAGCTGGCTTTAGCCACCGCCGAAAAACCTTTTGAGCCGGTGAAAATTGAAGTGGCTAACCTCGAAAAATATTTAAAGCAAGCCCCCTTTAACAACGATGAAAGCCGCAAAATAACCCGGCCCGGTACGGTGATTGGCCTAGCGTGGACGAACTTTGGCGGCGACACCTTAATGATAGAAAGTGTGGCTATTCCCGGCAAAGCCGGCCTCGAGCTTACCGGCCAAATGGGCGAAGTAATGAAAGAAAGCGCCCATTTAGCTTACAGTTATGCCCGCCTTGCCGCTCCTAAATTAGACGCACGTAAAGATTTTTTTGATAAGCACACTATCCATTTGCACATTCCCGCCGGAGCCACCCCTAAAGACGGCCCCAGCGCCGGCATCACTATGGCCAGCGCCCTCATTAGCTTGGCTAGCGGCCGTAAAGTAGCCAAAGGGTTTGCCATGACCGGCGAGCTTAGCCTTGTGGGCAACGTGCTGCCCATCGGTGGCCTAAAAGAAAAAACACTGGCGGCCCGCCGGATTAAAATTAAAGATATAATTATCCCCAAAGCTAACGAGCGCGACTTAAGTGAGATTGACGATACCATTAAGGAAGGTATTACCTTTCACCCCGTTAGCCACTACGATGAGGTAGCTAAGCTGCTGTTTAGTTAGCGGGTTAGCAGTGGTTAAGTTTTTTTGGCTTGACTTTAACTAAAAAATAAGGTATTATAGGGGTATAAAAACTGAGGCTGGCAAAGCCAGCCTCAGAAAAATGTAAAGTTATTTTTAATATAACTTCTGTAGTGCTACTACGAGCAGATATGCGGTAAACAACAATGCTCGTAGTAGTGTTTTTTCACTTACATACATTTTTTACACCTCCTTAAGTACAAAATTACAGGTTTTGCCTGCGGTTTTCCTACCTAATTCAGCGTTCTGCTTACCAAACCCACAGCGGGGCTCTAGGTAATATATTAGCATATAACAGCTTTTTTGGCAATCCAAAAATTTTTAGCTGGCTTTAACTAAAAAATAACCCCGCCATTAGTGTTCCCCTTTCCCCAATAATCACCGTTAAAACGCTTACTTTACCGGTTTACAAAATACTATAAATATGCTATGCTTACCATGATGGTTACAAAAAAATAATGAAAACTCAATCAGTTATAACTAAATTCGGCGATAATTTGGTAACTTTATTAAATAAATTAAGCAGCAATAGTTATGTAATAGCTATTCGGCAGGGTTTTCTTTTTGCTTTGCCGGCTTTAATTATTTTTAGTTATGCTTTTTTAGCGCTAGAGCTGTTGTCTTTACGCTCTACCGTTGCTATAAACAACGGTATATGGGTTAATTTTTTAATTTATATTTACAACGGTACGGCGTACACGATTGCGCTGCTTATTTTAATGGGTATAGCTTATAATATTGCCCGCCACCACGAACACAACGCCGATATTGATATAACCAGCAGTAAACCGCTTTTAACTACGTTAATTACTATTTGCTGTTACTTTGCTTACATTCCTCCTTTTAATAATTATGGGGTGGTGCTGCATGCAAGCGGCTTAAATAATGTTTTACCGGCCATTATTATTGGTATAGTTGCCCCTAAAATGTTTTACGCTTTTACTAAATTTAAACGGCTGCGGATAAATGCTTACTTTGATATTAGCTACCCCATGGCCACCAAAGTGTTAAATACCTTAGCGGCTAGTTTGCTTGTGATTAGCTTTTTTGCTTTTTTACATACCGTTTCTGTAACTTTTAATTTTAGATTAATCGATTCTATCTTTCATATGGTTGCTGAAGGGGTGCCTCCGGCCGAAAGCGGCAACTTAATCCGCTATCTTTATTATACTGTGTTTCGTAACGTCTTACTATTTTTTGGTGTAGCCGATTATGGGCATTTGCATTCTTCTATCGAGCTTTTTTCCTCTTTTAATTTTGGCCAAAGTTTTTTAATGTTTCAACACTTTGTCTTTTTAGGCGGCAGCGGGGCTACATTGGGTTTACTGGTTAGCATGCTTATTGTTAATAAAAACAATAAATTACGCTGGTTTGCGCAAGTTAGCCTTATGCCTTCGTTATTTGGTATCGGCCAAATTTTACTATACGGCCTGCCGCTAATTTTTAACCCCGTTTTTATCATACCTTTTATTTTAACGCCTATAATTTTATTGCTAACCAGCTTTTTAGCTATACACGTTGGGTTTATTGATTTGAGCGATGGCGGCCTTGCCGTACAGTTATTGCCCATCTTTTTCTCGGGTTATACCGCCGCCGGCAGCTGGCGCGGCGTGGCTTTACAATTTATCAATTTAATTATAAGTATAGCCATTTATTTGCCTTTTACTTTAGCTTATAAAAATCTTAACAAACGCGATACCGTTAAAGATAAACACGATTTAATTAATGCTTCTATCAATAAATTTGTAACCGAAAGCAGCTATATTACCGCCCGTAACGACAGCGTAGGCGGCATGGCCCAACTGTTAAGCGCCGATTTACGTAAAGCCATAGCCCGTAACGAGCTTTATTTGCAATACCAGCCGCAGGTAGATGTGGCCCAGCTGGAAAACCAGCGTGTGGTAGGGGTAGAGGCTTTGCTGCGCTGGACGCACCCGGTGCACGGCGTTATCCCGCCGCCTACCATCACTACCCTAGCCGCCGAAGGCAACTTTTTAAGCGAGCTTAGCAGCTGGGTTGCCGAAGAAGCCGCTAAAACTTTACGCAACTGGCGTAACAAAGGATTAACCGGCATTTGGATGTCAATCAATCTTAGCGCCATCGAGATGGACGATATAACTACCGCTAAAAAAATTATCGCCATTTTAAAAAAATACGATATACCGCACGAGCTTTTTAGGGTAGAAATTACCGAAGAAATGGCCTTAACCATTAACGAAAATGTTAAAAATACGGTGGGCGAGCTAGCTAATGCCAAAATCCCTATTGCTATAGACGATTTTGGTATGGGCCACAGCAGCGCTATTTACCTTAAGCACTTCCCCATCAGCACCTTAAAGATAGACCGCGTTATCTCGGAAGATATAGTAACCAACCAGCGCAGCAGTATTATTTTAGATGGCCTTGTAGATATTTGCAAGCGTTTAAATATTACAATGGTGGTAGAATACACCGAAGATTACGAACAAATCGCTGCCCTGATTGAAAAAGGCTGCCATATCTTTCAGGGATACTTTTTTTCGCGGCCGCTTATGGAAAATGATGCCTACGATTTTATTATACGCAATATCGAAAAAGGAAAACTTTTAGTTATTTAGCCGGCTCCTAGCCTACCTTTGACAAAAAGCGAAGAGAGGTATAAGATAGAGATAAAGAGGGCTGCAATGTACCATATCTTTATTAAAATTTATGCTTATTCGCAATTAAGCCGTATTAATAATAAATTACTTATTAACCTAGAAGAACAAATTGAGCGGCTGGTTAGCCGTTATGCTTTATTGCGCGGCGAAAAAGGGCATTATTATTTGCCTTCTTCTTACTACGAAAGCAAATTTACCTGCCTAGAGGCAGCTTGTAAACTTAAACATATTTTTGATAAATATCTAAGTTACGGTTATGCCATTTTAGTTCATCATAGCACCGATGAAACAAACGAAGAAACTTGGTTGTTTTACCAAGTTTCTATCGATAATCAAATTTGGCTTACGCCGGTCAGCTTACCTTTTTTTGAAGGTTATGCCGAAGTTACCTCCTACGATAAATTGTTAATGCTTAAGCAATTTAAGCCGCCGGCTAACATTATAACTACTTTAAAAGCCAACTATTTAAGCCAGCCGCAACTGCCAACCCTGGTGGCCGAACATTTAACTGCCCTTAAAAGCGGCCCTTATAACGTGCTTAACTTTATGTCGCCGGCCGGTTTTGGTAAAAAAATTAGCTTACAAAATTATCTTAATAATCAACCGAAAATTAACCAGCTTAATTATTTATGGCTTAACCCTTATCCAGCGCTTTACGGCGACTACGAAGCCTTTAAGCTGGCTTTACCCCCCATTTTTTTAAGTTATTTACTTAATAATCAACTATTAGGCGCTTACCACAACCGCTTAGCCGGTTTGGTAACGGCGTTAATCAGCGAGCTAAAGAGCCCTTTAATTAACGACTATTTAATTGAAGATTTAAAAATTTTATACACAATTTATTTGACGGAATACGCCAAAGCTTTAACGGCCGGCGGAGCGGCGGCGATTATGGTCATAGAAAACATTAAAGATTTTTCACCGCTTACGCACCCGCTGCTTTTAACTATTTTTGAGCAGTGCCAAAAAGAAAAAATATTAATTATCACCTTAAATAAAGAAAGTTATGCTAACCTTTTCAACCTACCGGTAACCAATACCGAAGCCGTTAAAACCACCACTAGCGATGTTAACCCTTACGCCGCCTTCCTTATAGAGTGGCAGCAAAGCCGAGTAAGCCGAGCCTTTAACAGTAATTATAATTTAATGGCCGCCGTACATTATTTGCTAAGCACTTTTGATAATTTTTCGCTTAAAGCCATCTATTTGCTCACTTTAAGCGACGGTATGTTAGTAATAGAAAAGTTATTTAAAAAAATGCTCTTGCCAGAAGAAGAGTTAGTTATTAACCAAGCTATAAAAAATTTTAAAGAATTACAAATTATCGATAACACTCTCAGCCCGCGTTTATTAATAAGCGAATTTAAAACTGCTATCGAGAATTACTTACTTAAAGAGGTAAAGGCGCAGCTGTTACAGCAGGTAGCTTTAACGGCTTACCAACTATGGCACGCCGGCCACTATATTAACCTGCATTTTTTATTTTTATTGCTGGAAAAAGCCGTACTCACCAAAGAGGCCCTAGAGGTGCTTTTTAACTACCTTTCGCTGCGGCTTAATGCCCGTTTAGA encodes the following:
- the lon gene encoding endopeptidase La — encoded protein: MPNITPVDAVLPARLPIIALHLKPIFPSIFVPILLNTEEDLKAIQLAHENGGYLGFVLVKDNEAPVTYDNLYSIGTVAKVVKEVKLPDSAGAVNVFINAIKRFSLKKCLNKDLPLQIAAEYLDDLYEPDNLEIKAMTRSLISELKSISDSNPFFNEEMRLNMINVDQPGKIADFVSSMLNTEREKQQDILETLDIKTRLTKTLMLIKKEQEVQKIQKKVSRQLNERVAKSQREYFLREELKSIKIELGEDDAKGSDYKKFAAAIEKLKLSGEIKEQVLNELEKLATIDPQSSEYGVVRNYLETVVALPWQAEDYKEIDLAKAQKILDRDHYGLIDVKERIMEFLAVRKLKKDAKGSIICLVGPPGVGKTSIGKSIAEALGKPFFRFSVGGMRDEAEIKGHRRTYVGAMPGKILQGLKIAKSKAAVFMLDEVDKMGTSYHGDPASALLEVLDPEQNHSFRDNYLDLPFDLSDTLFILTANTLDTIPIPLLDRMEVIRLAGYTEDEKVEIAKRYIVPKSLKKNGLDKANIKYDRPALKEIAGGYARESGMRNYEKLINRINRKVAAQLALATAEKPFEPVKIEVANLEKYLKQAPFNNDESRKITRPGTVIGLAWTNFGGDTLMIESVAIPGKAGLELTGQMGEVMKESAHLAYSYARLAAPKLDARKDFFDKHTIHLHIPAGATPKDGPSAGITMASALISLASGRKVAKGFAMTGELSLVGNVLPIGGLKEKTLAARRIKIKDIIIPKANERDLSEIDDTIKEGITFHPVSHYDEVAKLLFS
- a CDS encoding EAL domain-containing protein gives rise to the protein MKTQSVITKFGDNLVTLLNKLSSNSYVIAIRQGFLFALPALIIFSYAFLALELLSLRSTVAINNGIWVNFLIYIYNGTAYTIALLILMGIAYNIARHHEHNADIDITSSKPLLTTLITICCYFAYIPPFNNYGVVLHASGLNNVLPAIIIGIVAPKMFYAFTKFKRLRINAYFDISYPMATKVLNTLAASLLVISFFAFLHTVSVTFNFRLIDSIFHMVAEGVPPAESGNLIRYLYYTVFRNVLLFFGVADYGHLHSSIELFSSFNFGQSFLMFQHFVFLGGSGATLGLLVSMLIVNKNNKLRWFAQVSLMPSLFGIGQILLYGLPLIFNPVFIIPFILTPIILLLTSFLAIHVGFIDLSDGGLAVQLLPIFFSGYTAAGSWRGVALQFINLIISIAIYLPFTLAYKNLNKRDTVKDKHDLINASINKFVTESSYITARNDSVGGMAQLLSADLRKAIARNELYLQYQPQVDVAQLENQRVVGVEALLRWTHPVHGVIPPPTITTLAAEGNFLSELSSWVAEEAAKTLRNWRNKGLTGIWMSINLSAIEMDDITTAKKIIAILKKYDIPHELFRVEITEEMALTINENVKNTVGELANAKIPIAIDDFGMGHSSAIYLKHFPISTLKIDRVISEDIVTNQRSSIILDGLVDICKRLNITMVVEYTEDYEQIAALIEKGCHIFQGYFFSRPLMENDAYDFIIRNIEKGKLLVI